The genomic DNA CATCCTTTTGCTCTAAGACATAGAGATAGGTGTTGGCTGGCACCGTTGCGAGCACTTCGTTGCCGTTCATCAATTTTGCGGAGTGCTGCAACAGAATCATCGGGCCTTCCTCGGCCTCTGCCTTGGCAAAGCAGATCCCGATCAGAAGGAGAAGCCAGAAACACGCACAGGTTTTCAAACGGATCATGTCGATCGTGGCTGAGTGAGAGACCATAGCGATGCGATGCGTAAACGTTAGCGACACTCCCTATTATAGTCATCGAGTTTACCAACCCGCACGGCGAACAAATGTCCATCCAAAGCTTCCATCCGGTGCTGCTCGTTGTGCTCCCACCAACGGCAACCGTATCGGATCGGCTCTTCATCGTCACGGTTCCGCCGCATGCTGTGGTTCCATCCGGCGCAGCAGTCACAGACGGATACTAGAAGGTAGCTAGCGGTTTTACGAAGCGACGCAAGGCGAGATATATGACGCTCGCCGCATCGGGTTGGAACCGGCATTCGAGAGTTGATTTTCCGATGTCCCCCACATTCGCACTGGCAAGCAAAGATCCGAACTGGGGCACACTTCGAGTGCAACGTGTTGGGAGCCCACTGACGTCCGTTCGACGGACGTTTCCTCGATTGCGTGCCTTTTCAATGAAAGGAGGCTTACCGTATCGGCCAGGGAACATGGGCAAATCCAGTGGCACTCGACCGTCTCGTAGGCATTGATGCTTTGATTTAGGTGGCGTAGGGATTCGTTTTGACGCCGTTGGGTTGCAGCATCGATCCGCCGGTCGATGCGTTTTGCACCGGGGCGACTTCCGATCCGAACTGGCGAGCCCACGACGAGATCGCTTTGGCGTCGCGGTAGCCGGTGAACTGTCCCAGCGGTTTACCGTCGCGGAAGATCACGGTGTGCGGGATCCCCGAGACTTTAAATTTGCTAGCCAACGCGCGGTTGCGATCGACGTTGATCTTGACCACTTCGACGTTCCCGGTGACATGCTCCAGTTGCTCGTCGATCATCCGACAGGGACCACACCAAGGGGCCCCAAACTTCACCAGCACCAAGCCCGGGCCTTCGATCTGTTTCTCGAAGTCGGCGTCGGAGTAGTTGCCGGTGATTCCCGCCAATCCGTCGCTGGAGTAGTGGTTGTAGCCGTAGTAGACGATGAGCGCAAGCAGCCCGATGCCCATGATCTTGTTCATGATGGAAACCCTTTGGGTGAAGGTGAAGTGTTCTGTTGGGAGAGGTGTTCTGTGTTTGTGTTCGGAGGCATCAGCCGCGGAACGCGCGTTGAGGGATCGTTGGTGGACCGGACCCTGTCACGTTGCGGCTGATGCCTGACCGTGGTCGTCATCCGGGGATCAAACTTCGTTGGTCGTTTGCATCCAGGCAGCGGAATCGGTGGAATCGATCGGCAGTGCTGGCGATGTCGGTTCGGTTTCGGGAGCGACCGCCTCTTCCTGATCGACTTCGAATTCGTAGACGAATCCACCGCGATCATCCCAATCGACAACAACGCGTCGCACCGGCTGGCCTTCGACATTGCGAGACAGCAGTTCGGCCGAGAGCTCTGGCAAGATGTTCTGCTCGATCACCTGGTCGACCTTTCGCGCCCCGGTGTCGACCGA from Rosistilla carotiformis includes the following:
- a CDS encoding thioredoxin family protein, coding for MNKIMGIGLLALIVYYGYNHYSSDGLAGITGNYSDADFEKQIEGPGLVLVKFGAPWCGPCRMIDEQLEHVTGNVEVVKINVDRNRALASKFKVSGIPHTVIFRDGKPLGQFTGYRDAKAISSWARQFGSEVAPVQNASTGGSMLQPNGVKTNPYAT